The genomic interval CGCTCAACAGATCCTGCAGAGCGTAAAAAACTGCTGACTGTAGTCGTTGCAGGTGGTGGCCCTACAGGAGTTGAAATATCAGGAATGTTTGCTGAAATGAAAAGAACAATCCTGGCTAAAGACTATCCGGAGCTCAAAGGTGCCAGTGGCGAAATCTATCTCGTCGACGGACTCAAATCAGTACTTGCCCCAATGAGTGAGAAATCACAGCAATACACATATGATACCCTGACCAAAATGGGTGTCAAAGTAAAGCTGAATGTGATGGTGAAAGATTTTGTAAACGATACCGTTCATTTTGCTGACGGAAGTACAATTGAAGCTAAAAATCTGATCTGGGCAGCCGGAGTTACTGCAATGACTTTTAAAGGCATGCCAGAAGAAGTTTATGGAAAAGGTAAAAGATTACAAGTTGATGAATTCAACAAAGTAAAAGGATTAGAAGACATATATGCTATAGGGGATACCTGTATTCAGTTAACAGACCCGGGCTTTCCGCAAGGACATCCGCAGTTAGCACAAGTTGCCCTTCAGCAAGGAGACAACGTTGGTCATAACATGATCAGGATCGAAGAAAACCAATTTCCTAAAGCCTTCAGTTATGTAGATAAAGGTACGATGGCGATTATCGGAAGAAATAAAGCCGTTGCCGATCTGCCGAAGCCCAAGCTGTTTTTTAGTGGATTTATCGCCTGGGCAATGTGGCTGTTTATCCATTTAATCTCCCTTATTAATTCAGGCAACAGGATCAAAACTTTATATAACTGGATGATTGCTTACTTTACCAAAGACCAATCTTTACGAATGATCGTCAGACCGGCAAGCAAGAAGCTATAAAGCTGCTAATATTACAATTATAAGGCAATTCTTGCCCTTTGATTTATGGCTTCATAAGCCATAACTATTACATTTGCTACATGGATGATTTCTTAGCCGCACGACTCCAAATGGCCTTTTCATTGGGCTTTCATATCGTTTTCTCCTGTATCGGAATGGTGATGCCATTTTTCATGTGTACCGCCCACTATCTTTGGTTAAAAAGAAAAAAAGCAGTCTACCTCGATGTCACTAAAGCATGGAGCAAAGGAGTAGCAATTTTCTTTGCCACCGGCGCAGTTTCCGGAACTGTATTGTCCTTTGAACTCGGCCTGCTCTGGCCTAAATTTATGGAACACGCAGGCCCTATTTTCGGGATGCCATTTTCATTGGAAGGAACAGCGTTTTTTATTGAAGCCATTGCACTCGGATTTTACCTGTACGGATGGAACCGTTTTCATCCCTGGTTTCACTGGTTTACCGGGGTAATTGTAGGGATCAGCGGATTGCTTTCCGGGATTCTTGTTGTTGCAGCCAATGCCTGGATGAACAGTCCTGCGGGATTTGATTTCGTCAACGGACAATACCTGAATATTGACCCCATGAAAGCCATGTTTAACGAAGCCTGGTTTTCACAAGCACTTCACATGTGTGTGGCAGCCTTTGTATCCACAGGTTTTGCTGTTGCAGGAGTTCATGCCCTGATGATTTTAAAAGGTAAAAATGTAAACTTTCACCGTAAAGCATTTCAGATTGCAGCTATATTCGGGACTGTGGCTGCCTGTCTTCAACCCATTAGTGGTGATATTTCAGCCAAGGATGTTGCAAAACGCCAGCCTGCTAAACTAGCCGCAATGGAAGCTCACTTTCATACCGAAAAAGGAGCTGGATTAATCATTGGAGGAATTCCGGATACAGCCACTAAAACTGTTAAATATGCCTTAAAAATACCCAAAGCACTGAGCTTTATGGCTACCGGTGATTTTAATGCAGAAGTTAAAGGACTGGATCAGTTTGCTGAAAAAGATCAGCCACCGGTTGTCGTTGTACATTATGCCTTTCAGCTTATGGTGGGACTGGGGATGGCTATGCTTGGCCTGGCCATCATTTATTTTATTGCGCTGATTAAAAAGAAAAACTGGGCTGAAAGTAAATGGATGCTTAAACTATTCGTGATTGCGACCCCAATGGGATTTCTAGCCCTTGAGGCAGGGTGGACAGTTACTGAAGTAGGCCGTCAGCCATGGATTATTTATGGCGTAATGCGCACTGCCGATGCAGTTACCCCAATGCCCGGAATCGCTTACTCATTTTATCTGTTTACAGCCGTTTACATTTCACTCGCCATTATTGTGAGCCTGCTGCTATTCCGGCAGATTACGATGGTCGATAAACTTTATGATTCTTCCACTGATAAAAAAATACAATAGCATATGGTATACGTCGTAATAATTTTCCTGTGGACTGCCATTCTGTTATATATCTTATTGGGAGGAGCTGATTTTGGTGCCGGAATTATAGAACTATTTACTTCCAGGGCGAACAGGCCGAGGATGCGTAAAAAGATGTACGAAGCCATTGGCCCGGTTTGGGAAGCCAATCACATGTGGCTTATCATTGTGATCGTTATCCTTTTTGTCGGTTTTCCTAAAATCTATACAACCGTATCCATTTATCTGCATATTCCACTGGTTTGTATGTTGATGGGGATTATTGCCAGGGGTACAGCTTTTGTTTTCAGAAATTACGATGCCGTAAAAGATGATATGCAAAAAGTGTATACTCC from Pedobacter sp. WC2423 carries:
- a CDS encoding NAD(P)/FAD-dependent oxidoreductase, which produces MPKKVVIIGGGFAGVNLAKKLAGNASFDITLVDKNNYNFFPPLLYQVATGYLETSNITYPFRKLFRGKKNFMFRLGELEQVLPEKKQVILSTGAVNYDYLVFATGCETNYFGMDNVAKHAIPMKTVADALQMRNTLLERLEEASRSTDPAERKKLLTVVVAGGGPTGVEISGMFAEMKRTILAKDYPELKGASGEIYLVDGLKSVLAPMSEKSQQYTYDTLTKMGVKVKLNVMVKDFVNDTVHFADGSTIEAKNLIWAAGVTAMTFKGMPEEVYGKGKRLQVDEFNKVKGLEDIYAIGDTCIQLTDPGFPQGHPQLAQVALQQGDNVGHNMIRIEENQFPKAFSYVDKGTMAIIGRNKAVADLPKPKLFFSGFIAWAMWLFIHLISLINSGNRIKTLYNWMIAYFTKDQSLRMIVRPASKKL
- a CDS encoding cytochrome ubiquinol oxidase subunit I, with protein sequence MDDFLAARLQMAFSLGFHIVFSCIGMVMPFFMCTAHYLWLKRKKAVYLDVTKAWSKGVAIFFATGAVSGTVLSFELGLLWPKFMEHAGPIFGMPFSLEGTAFFIEAIALGFYLYGWNRFHPWFHWFTGVIVGISGLLSGILVVAANAWMNSPAGFDFVNGQYLNIDPMKAMFNEAWFSQALHMCVAAFVSTGFAVAGVHALMILKGKNVNFHRKAFQIAAIFGTVAACLQPISGDISAKDVAKRQPAKLAAMEAHFHTEKGAGLIIGGIPDTATKTVKYALKIPKALSFMATGDFNAEVKGLDQFAEKDQPPVVVVHYAFQLMVGLGMAMLGLAIIYFIALIKKKNWAESKWMLKLFVIATPMGFLALEAGWTVTEVGRQPWIIYGVMRTADAVTPMPGIAYSFYLFTAVYISLAIIVSLLLFRQITMVDKLYDSSTDKKIQ